CACCCCACAATGTCAGCCGGTGGCTGGGTAGGTGAGCGAGGGTCTGCCCATGCCAGGGACCACGGTGCGGCTGTTCAGACTAAGACTGCGATGgctccatttattattttaaatatcttttaaaaattagatacagccctgactggtatgccTCGGTTGGTTAGGCGTTGTCTCATAgggcaaaaggtcaccagttcaattcctggtcggagCCCCTGCCAGGGTTGCagctggtccctggttgggacacatgcgagaggcaacaaaCTGATGCTTTTCTCACAcagtgacgtttctctccctctctttcacctccccttcccctctcactaaaggtaaataaataaaatctttaaaaaaattagatataaAACATATACCTGAATTCATAAAAAAGGGTGCCATAACCTGCTCTGATAGTGCCTTAGAGTGGGTGTCAATAATTAATTTTGATTCTAGATGctccttgtatttttattttgtttgtttttgagccACAaacttttatgcatttattgtcttactttgtaatttaaaaagatttcttaatAAAACATTTGGATTTCTCTTAACAATCTGTAAAAAGCATTAAGATTTCTTGTCTCATTAGATGGAGGccctgaggagggagagagacccaCCCAAGGTCACAAGTGGCCTTGATTGCAGCTATAGCTCTGACCTTGACCCCACCCAAGGATCCTTCCCCTGCCTCGCAGTGGCAGAACACTGGGTCCAGGAGAGGAGCCACAGCCTGCCAGGCGGGAACGGGGACGGGTGGGGGATGGGTTCTGAGTGGCGGGCCGCTGAGGCTTGGCAGAGGGCACAGGCCCACTCAGGCGTGGAGTGCCGTCCCTGGGCCGGGGAGTCTCACCTGTGTGCTGGGGTAGCAAGTCTTCATCACTGAGCGTCCTGACAGCCCTGTCCTAGCTTGGGGTCCTGCCTGGTAGACCTGGCTCCGCCACCTTCAGAAATGCTGCTGAGGAATGCCACCCTTGGCTGGGCAGCCAGTTGGCACAACTTCTGTGCCTCTTGCTGTGAGTGCTGACCTGCACTGTCTTACTCTGACCAGGGAGATGGCACGGCCCAATGGCTAAAGTCGTCATCTCTGACGCTAGACTCTTAGGGTAAAGCCCCCGACTGTCGCTCACTAGCTAAGTGACCTGGGAAGggttacttaacctccctggaCCTCAGTCTCTTTGTGTGCATTATGGCTCAGCGGTATCTCCCTGCAGGGTTGTTGAGGGCTGACATAAAGAGCTTAGGCCACAAAgcggaaacaacccaaatgtccttcagtggATGCACAGATAAACAACATGGGGTCTGCCTCCGCAGTGGAGTTGTGTCTGGTCTCGGAGAGGAGTGACATATGGACACACGCTGTGGCGTGGGTAGACCTTGAAGACGCGGGGCTAAATGAGAGAGGACAGACACCAAAGGCCACACggtgtgtgattccatttatgggAAGTGTCCAGAATAGGGAGATCCAGGGAGACAGAGTGGACTGGTAGTTTCTAGAGGCCAGAGGTTACGGGGTGTGGGAAAAGACTGCTAAAAAATgcagtatttcttcttttattttttaaagcttttttatttatttatagacacaggggaagggagggagagagaaagggagagaaacatcaatgtgtggttgcctcttgcatgccccctactggggacctgacctgcaacccaggtatgttccctgactgggaattgaaccatcaaccctTGATTCGctgtctggcactcaatccactgagccacaccagccagggcaggatgcaGTATTTCTTTTTgggataataaaaatgttctggaattagacagtTATAATGGTTGTATAAATTtgtaaattgtacactttaaaagagtgaattttgccctggctggtgtggctcagtggattgagcaccagcctacaaactaaaaggtggctggttcttttcccagtcagggcacctgcctgggttgtgggccaggtccccagttgggggtgtgtgagaggcaaccgattgaacTGCCtctccacattgatgtttctctccctcccttcccctctctctctaaaagtaaataaataaaatctttttaaaaagagtgatttTTATGGTGTGActtgtatctcaataaaaatatgtagcaAAAGAGAATTAGGGATGAATATGAAATTTATGTATAAATGTAGCACACACTATTATTTTATTGGTGGGAAATTGAACaaagttaaatatacatttgTTACCTCAAATGCATTATAGTACAGCCTTATGATGATATATTATGTAACTGTGGATAAAATCTTgttttggaacattttttaaaattaaataaaatacttaggaggGTGCCCGAGACATGAAGTTCCATCTGTGTggagatttttaagaaatatatttatttatttttaaagtgaggggaaaggagggagagagacatcagtgtgagggagagacatcaattggttgcctctgccTCTCGCACAtgcactggggaccaaacccgcaacccaggcatgtgccctgaccaggaattgaacctgcaacccttcactgtgtggaacaatgcccagtcaactgagccacaccggtcaggacGCGGTGTAGGTTTTTATTAATGAACTCGGGTTGCTCCTCTCATCCCCCCAGGGcgggtgaggaaatggaggccccGAGAGGAGATGCACTGCGGCTGCACACCCCTGGCCTGCTGTCAGAGCCTTGGCTTTCGGACTGTCTGGGTCcccatcctggctctgccactttctagctgtaGGACCCTGGTCCAGCCTGTCCCTGCACCACTCTGAGCCTCCCCTGTCCTCCGTGTCCCcctgggcagggggacagggtcTGGAGGAGTCTCTGGGCTGCCCCGCTGGCAGTGACCATACCATGCCTCTGGGGCAGGGCATAGGCAGAGACCCCAGGGAGCAGGAGCACTTCCTCCAGctccaccagcctgcagtgtgaGCTGCAAGGCCCTGCCAGTGACCTGGGACCCAGGGGAGAGGAGCCCCACGGGAAACCTGGGGAAGAAGCAACGAAAGCCGAGCTGAGGAGTGTGGCCTTTCCCCCAGCAGGTCCTCACCGCATTCAGGATCCTGCATCCCTTTGTCAGTCTGCTGTTCCTGAGAGAGGCACCCCACCTTCctggggcctcggtttcccctgcTGAGCCAGTCCAGCATGGCAGTTAGGACAGCATGCCCAAATCCCAGCTGCCCTGCCTGTGCCTTCTGGACAGGGAAgtctgcctctctgagcctccgtgtcCTGGTCAGCAAAATGGAGAGAATAACTGTACCCACCTCAGTTGGCGGCGTTTGTAGCAATTAGAGGAGTGAATACGACATGCTTTCAGCGCAAAGCCAGGCACGCTGTAAGCGCTCAAGGCCTGTGGGCTGTTACTATCACTGTTATATTATCATCACCTGTGAAGGGGCCGGAGGACACGTGCACACTGGAGCCGGGGGCTGGCCCCCAGGCCTCCGtttctctgctccctcctgctGTCCCCCGCACTGTCTTCAGTACTGAGTGATCGACAGGCTGGGCCGGTGGCATCCTGGCAGGCCTGTCCTGGCAGCTGCTCCCACAAGGCGAGGCCCTTGAGCTGCGGAGAATTAATTAGGCTGCATTCCTCATCCAGGGCTCTGGCGGGCCTGCACACGGCCCCCTTCCGAGCTGCTGAGGGCTCTTGGCTCAGGTCCTGGCAGGCGAGGTGAGGCCCACACTCTGCTCCCcctgagaggggctgggagggccctcCTGAGCTGGAAGTACTGGCTGGCTGTGGAAGGGACAGCGATAAGCCAGCAGCCCGAGGCCAGCTTCCGTCCTGGCTCTCCCCTGTTAGCTGCCTTCACTGGCTCCCCATCACTCAAGTTCAAATTCCTGGCATCAGATGCAATTCCCAACCTGGTTCCTGCCCATCAGGCCAGCTGCCTCTCTCCCGATTCCTCCATGATCTGGCCAGACATGCCTCACACCCTCCCCCAACTGTGATACCCTTTCCCCCATCCCAGCATGTGCATACCCTCCCTGTACCCAAacgctctctcccctcccacccccacctactGGAAGGGCAGCCCATAGGTACGCACTGCACCTCCTGTCCCTTTATTTTGCCCCGACTGCCTTTCCTGCCAGCCTGTGAGACCCCTGAGGGCAGTGAGTGTGGTTTGCTTCCAAGACACGCAGCCTGCTGGAGGGCGCTCTGTAACACTCCCCCGGGAGACACCATCAGAGGCTGTGCAGGGGGTCACAGCTGCCCCGGGTCTTTCTGTCCAtagccccctctcccccaccaagTGCTCAGCCTCGACCTGGTGCTCAGGAGGGCACTGCCGACAATTCCCGCCtggcccctccagcctcccccccgcccacccctttCCTCTTCTGTTCCCTGAAAGGGGCTGAGAGCAGCTCCCTTCACCCTGTTCGCGCCGCTCTGCCGGGAACACTCaggcccaccctcctcctccgCTTGACTGGTTCCCCCGAGCTTGGCCTTGATgtcacctccttcaggaagccaccccgggctcccccaccccaggagctcTATCATAGGGTGCACGTACCCTATCAGAGAGACAGAAGAGCTTGTAAGTTTACAGTCTGAGGCTGAAACCCCACCTCAGCGacacactagctgtgtgactgtgaGCCCTCCGGTTACCCCCTCTCTGAAACAGGGACAGTGGGGCCAGACCCTGCTGCAGGAGGCTGTGTGAGGAGCCGAGCGATTCACCTGCACAAAGCATTTAGTGAGCGCTCCCCAGATGTTAGGGATTGTTTGAACCTTAACATTGAACCCCGCTTCCTGGAAGGGCCCTCCTCCTGACCTGGGTCAGGGGGACGGGTGCAGGGGCTGTGCCCGTGTCGCTCACAAGAATCTCCAGAGTGATGACTGTCCATAACTGTGGAATGGACGGACAGCCATGTTCTGATGACTTATTGCCCTGACAGGCAAATGACTTTTCTGAAGTGAAAGTCCAGTATTTTTACAAGGAATCCATAATTCCTTGAGGTTCTTTcctgagtgggggggggggggcagaggcagcTAGGGAGGGAAAGGGCCCAGCGGCAGCCTGGGTGTGCATCAGGCCTGGGGGCCTGGACAGGGGCCTGAACTCCCTCTGACTCAGCCTCCGTCTGTGCATGGAACCCCAGTAAATCCGGGTCATTCTGTGCCCTCCTCTGGCCTAGCCTTGCCTGGTGTTCCCATCAAAAGGAACACAGATTTGGCTCAAAAAACCTTGATAAAAATCTGTTAAGCATTTATGGGAAATTCAGGAAAAGGGGAGACTTTGTCCCACAAAATCCAGACAAGCCTCCTAAAATGGTGACACCCTTTTTCCGAGGGTTCCCTTCCCCTTGGCAGCGGCTCCTcacaaattttctctttcttccaaactccccccaccttcctcacACGTCCAGGCCCTAGCTACCTGGGATGTGGCCTAGAAGTAGGCCCAGACACTGGGCgcctgtgcccccccccacccccggcactgCAAACTCCTCGCCTGAAGGAAGGCCAGAGCAGGACCCCCTTCAGTGCTGGGCCCCGCAGAGGCCCCCACTTCCAGAGGACTGCACGGTCGCCTCGCCTCCACCTGCTTCCTGGGCCTCTTCTCCTCCCGTTAATCATCTCTGTTTCTTAGTCATTTGGGTCGCTGATCTATGAACTCTGGCCAGAGCCAGCGGGGCCGGTGCCAAGGGCAGTGAGTGCCTGCTTCCCTGGGCCTCCGACACACCCTCGGCCAGGCCGTCGTCATCCCTCTGCCAGGCTTCCGTCGCACCTGCCGCCCTGGCGTCACCCCACCCTGCCGCCTTCCTGGCCACTGGCTGTTACTTTGGGCTTCCGGTGGGCGCAGGGGCATTGTGAGTGGGCTGCTGGGCTGCCAGGCAGTGAGGCCCCCTGGCATCGGGCTCAGCTGAGGTTTGCGAGGTgtgccctggcccctgggctgtgatGGGAAGCGACTGGGAAGTGACAAAGCCACATCAcaccaaccctccccccacccagaatAGACCGTGGACGCCTGGGGGCTGGTCGTGACCTTGCTTCCCCGCCTCGCCTCCGGTCCCCTCATTCACTCCTGCTCCGTGGAACCCCCTGGTGGCCTATTTCCAAAGCCCAGCTCTGACCAGGTGCCCTGTGCTCACAGCCTTCCGTGGctccccacgccccctcccccaagagAAAGTCCCCGAGGCCCCTGGCTTCACTcgggctgcctgcctgccccccacccccatcaccgtGCTCACACCACATGGGGTACTCTGTGGGAACCTCCGTTGTTGCTCTCACTGCCATGCCCTCACCTTTCCTGGTCCGTCTATCTGGAGTTGTCCTCCGacttttttctgttgattttagTCTAACTCACCCTCTGAGGCTGTAGGCATAGCCTTCATCCAGGGGACTTTCTCCGACCATTCCTCTCCGTCCAACCTGCCCTCCCAGTCCCTCTCTGCGCTCAGACCCTTTAGCCCTGCGCCTGCCCCGGTGACTGATGGCCGGACAAGCAGCCTCTGCCTCTTGTCAGGCCCGTGGCTGAGCCCAGCACCAGACCTTGTCCATTTAGTGTTCACATCAGCCCTGCGAGGTAGTCCTGCATGAGActatttcccattttacagattaataagaaaagaactaaggctcagaaagagatatttgttcaaggtcacatgcaGTGACAATCCATGAATTcaactgataaatatttattcactaTATACAAGCATTTGCACTACGGactctgagttcaaatcctgatgCCACcacttacttgctgtgtgaccttaggcaagtcagcTGCCTTCTCTGTGCGTCaggttcctcatctataaagcGGGACTCATAAAAATACCTATGTcctggggttgttgtgaggacaaAGTGCTTTACTCTGGGTAAAGTGCCAGCACACAGTAGGAGTTCAGTATGTCAACATGCGACTCTTCTATTAGGGGTCAGGGATGGCTTCATGGACGAGGCAGGATTAGAGCAGCatataaatagttatttttcaattGCTGGCTCAGGCCACTTTGAGCACAGGCCAACCGGGAGTAAAGGGAACCACCTGCTCACAGTGGGGTTTGGCagagagggaggctgtggggccagGTAGCTGTGAGCAGGGGTGGCCCTATAATTGCTGTCACCCCTGGGACCCAGGTGGGCTTTTTCTTGAGCCTTGGTGGGATTGGCCAACCCGGTCTTAGAGCCTTAGGTTTCTTCGGTCAGAGGAGTGTTGACCCAGCTTTAGCAGGACCCCACTCAAGGCCCAAGGAGAGAGacggggccagggccaggccatgGTCCCACCACAGCACCCGTCACTGGCCCCCAGGGCTGCGCACAGCTGTGGAATCCAACCAGCTGCAGCCCCTACCCCTCTCCACTGGGTAGATTTGCTCTgggcctcccagcagcccctggtgGCACAGGACAGCTGGAGCAGAAGTGGGCTTTGGTTCTAGCGAAGCCTGCTCTTGGGAAAAGCCTGGCCATCGGTTCCTAGTCTGAGGCGAACGTAGGTCCTGGAATCCTGGATCTCGGAGCTGCAAATGCCAGTCCAGGCCCATCACAACATCACAGACAAACGTCCAGGGAGGGTGGGTTAGCAGCCAGAGATGCCTAGCAAGGGCACAAGGAGTAGAACCCAGGGCTCTGgccacctgccccaggccccttcctcccctaggcccttttccctcccttcccgcaCCCTCCTAACTTCCAAGTGGCCCCTTTGCACATGTGCCTACCAGCCCTGCCTCGGCCAAGATGAAATACCAGAAAACCATTTCATTGTTTATTACAAACACAAGTTTGTAGGCAAATAATtgagagtctaaaaaaatacaataaataactgGAATTCTCAAAGTTCTTATAGCAAATAAGTTATATACAAACAGTGAAGCAGAACAGGCCCTTCTCACCAAGAGCGTCCCGAGGGTATGAGGGTACAAGAACtctggggagggagagctggAGGGGACAGATGAGGGCGTCCAGGACACCGGCCACTGGGCAGACCCGTCCAGTGCTCAGGGCTGGCTCAGGTGTGAGCGTCCATCCCTGCGTGTCACTCCCGGTTTGCAGCCAACAGGCAGGACCCCTCTCGGGACGTGGCCTCCAGGCTAAGTTCTTTTCAGCAAGGATGTGggaccagggccagggcaggaggctgcTCTGCAGCCCGGGAGCCGAAGGCTTTCCCGGGCAGTGCGACGTCTCGGAGCTGCCTGAGGGTGGCCCCCTCACCTGGGGAGGAGGCCGGAGCCCTGCCAGTCCCCGCAGGCGGTTTCCCGGCCCAGGATGCAGGTGGAGAGTCTCCCTGTCCGGGCCGTCTCTCTCCTCCCATTGCCACACAGACTTTCTTCCCTGAGTCTCCGCAGCTCCCAACACTATCTCTTCCTCCGCCCGGGGTGTGTGGGCCTCGTCTCTCTTGTGGCCTCCTGCTGTCGCCTAGCAAAGCGTATCTTGGCAGAAGAAATGTCCCTGGAATCAAGAAGGGTCAGTTTAGCATCTTAGCAGATACGGACCACCCCAGAGTTCCCTGTGATAGGCAGCACTAATAGGGGTGACACCCCTTAATCACGGCTGCCCTGGGGTCAGAAGGTGGCCACCGACCCTGAAAACAAGATCTGCCCAACGACGACAGGCCGGATCAGGCCGAGAAGCTTCTTTGCTCACAGGGGCTTGGACAAAGCTGACGTTCAACATCCAATGCGGCCGGAATGGCTGGACGGCCAAGAACAGCCCCGTGTTTATTGCCAGGACCTGCCTTCCCACTTCTGCTGTGTCGCTCATGCCCTTCCTTCCAGGCCgttccctgcccctcacccagaCTCCACCGACTGCAGTTCCCACTGTTCAAGTTCCAGCTTACACGGGTCCAGACAAACAGGGGTCCTGGCTGCCCTATGAACCTGGCTGGGACCCTTGGGGGGACACATGTCATTCAGGCGGCCTTGTCCTGGCTCAAAGTGTCCTAGCCCGGAAGGTAGGAGGCTGGCTTCAGTTCTGCTGTGGGGACTCGGGTGAGGGTCGCaacctccctgggcccctttCTGGGCCCAACAGATAAAACAGCCCCGCACTGTTGGAAGGGGGCGTGTACATTGGCTGAGCAAGCCGTCTGCCCACTGCAGAGGGCCATGTGCTTGCAAAGTCTTATCTGCTTTTTTTCATCTTAAGACGGTTCCCGAGTGTGTGCTGGGTCCTGCCCGTCTCATTATCCTGCCTTTTCTCCTGTGTTTCTGCCTCCCCACAAAGACGGAGACCCCTGCACAGCCAAGTGGGGTGGCGGAGGGCCCAGCACTGGCTGACTCCGAGGGCATGGGGTTAGGAAGGGCTGGCACCCACGGAGCTCCCGCGGCCGGCCAGGCCCGACTTGAGGTGCTTCATTATGTCAAGCCATCTGACCTCCCATCAACCCCACGACAAGGGTAGCGCTGTTGTCCTTGTTTCAAAATAGGAACTTAAAGCACGGAGAAGTTAAGTGACGAGCCCAGGTTCACAAAGCTTGTTTGTGGCAGGGCTTGGGTTCAAGTCAGGCACAGCTCAGAAGCTGCCCCTCAGCCACGCTGCTGCTTGGCCAGATACGGGGTTTCTGTTCCTGAGTCAGTCTGGTCGGACAAACAGCCCTCCTGTGTGCCGACCCTCGAGCAGAGCTGTGCTGAGTTCACCGCAAAGGGGATCCCGTCTGGGGTAAAGGAAGGGAGCGGGCTGGGCAACGGGCCCCTCCGGACCCCAGCACATGGGAGATGCTTGATAGAGAGAGGCACAGCCAGAACGAACGCCTGTGGTCCTTCCAGAGTCAAGAACCTCCAAACCCTCTAAGGAGTCTACTTCCCTGCCTGGTGGTAACGAGGAGCACAGCGGTTAAAAGCGCAGCCTCTGGAGTCAGCCAGACGCCAGACGCCAGACGCCGTGTGACCTTAGAGAAGTaccttctcctctctgagcccctgttCTCTTAACTGCCCACGGGGGACACAGCCCTGCCTCTTAGAGAGGACAACAGAAGCGTGAGGAAGTGTGCAGGGTGTATGGGAGGCTCGCGGTCTGTGCGGTGGCCCTTACCTCAGCCGCTGGAGCAGCTCTCCTGCAGTGGTCCACGTCTTGTCAGCCTGGAGCGTGTCTGCAGAGGACCCAGTGCTTGGGGTTGCCTCTGCTTCATCCCTGAATGAACAGCATTGGAGCCCAAGTGAGGTGGCTGTCCAGGGCCCCCGACGCCACCTGGCTGcaggcccagcccggcccccacCCTACCCTGACCTGCCCTCAGGAACAGATCCATTTCCACCCTGTGCACCTGGCATCCTTCCTCtcccaggaggggtggggaaaactGAGCTACCGGGAATGCATTCTTAGCTTCAGAAAGACGCCACGGGGTGGCTGGGCTACTGAGAACCTGGCCACGTGCAGCTGATGTGGCCCTTTGCAGGGGAAATAGAGGCAGGGGTGGAGCCACAGCTCGAGTCTCAGAGGAGGAGTCTTCTCGAAAATCATCATGGGAATGCAAGGCCAGTTTCTGCTTTCCCCAAATGCTCCAAGTGGCGGAGGGAAAGAACAAAGTTTCCCACCCTTTTACTGATGGGAAAACTGGGGCCCAAAGAGTTAAGAGAATGGTAAAGGCCCCCAGCAACTCTGTGGTGGCCCTGGAATGGGACCATGGCCTCCCTGTTCCAGATGTCACTCCTCCACTAAGAAAGTTCCAAAGTCCCCTGTGCCTCAGGGCCGAATCCGAAGCCCCATGGAACTGGGTCAGGCAGACCAAGGCTGAAGCCCAACTCTCCTTCTGACCCACTGTGTGGACCGACAGGGCAAGCCCCGTCCCCTTTTGGGGCCTGGGATGCCGCAGCTGTTACCTGGCGAGGATCCCTCCTGCCCAGGAGTGAGACATGGTGCTCTGAGAAGCCCCCAGAGCTGGGCAGTGGGAGGGACTCAGGGGTGACTGGCTCTCTGCAGGAAGGGACAATGCCCATGGGCCCCTAGGACCCCGCTCCCTATCTCCCCATTCTCTCTGCCCTTCCGCTGGCCCCTCAGATACCCTGCTGTCTAGGGCGGGTGCAGGCTGGCAGGCACCCGTGGCTCCTGCAGGCTGGGGGCCTACTTACCAGGGCCTTCGATGGCAGAAGGTGGCACAGGCAGGGTCTCTGGCACTGGAACATTCACAGCGTCCTGGCAGAGAGTGGCGCCGGCGCCTTGGCGGGTTTCCCAGGCCGTAAGGAGCTGTCTGTCTGTGGGCAGGCAGCCAGCAAGGTAGTgatgcagggtggggggagagagagagagagagggaagagggagaggattAGATAAGTCACTGCCACTGGCAAGCAGGAACTGTCCACACTGCCCACTGGGATGGACACAAATGCCACCAGGGTGGCAGCAAAAGGTAAGCAGCCCCCGACCTCCAGAAGTCCCACTACAGGCTCCTACCTAGGTGCCAGGTAACCCTGGACAAGACTGGagacccttcccctctctgggcccctgcccccccaccccagtcctcccagccccaccccctctcagACAGGAACTTGAGCTGATGGAACCAGGCAGTCCCCACAGCCTGCCCTGCAGGAGGGAGGAAACACCACCTCACAGAGTAAACACACAGGCTCACAGCTAAGCTGCCCCCTCCTGGTCCCCACTTGCCTGAGGGGTGACATATATGTCTTAGAACGTTGGCTTAAAAATGGTTtgtgcatgtgcgtgcatgtgtgtgagatCGGGTGGGACCGATCGCAGATCAGAGTCTAGCCAAGGCGGAccgagggcagggcaggggctctgtgGCCGGTTGGACCAGCACCTTCGGGTGCCAGGGCTAATTTTAGCTGGTGCGGTTAGAGTTGTAATGACTCCAGGTAGACCCGACAGGCAGGGACTGGCAGGGTTCCCACCCCGAGCGAGTGTTTGGATGCGGATTAGCTCCACACACGCTTACGTGCTGGGCTTCTCTTGCCTTTTGCAATTTGGGgatgggaaaaaaacacacacacaaatgcacacagagaCTTCAGCTCGAAGTATGCAGCGGCCCGGAGGCAGTGCGGGTGCAGACAGAACAGACAGCACAGGCTCCCACCCTGGCTCCGCCAGGTGACAAAGGGCAGGTTTCTCATCTGTCATTTGGGGACAACACTAGTACCTGCCTCAGGGGAGGATGGAGGGTTCATGAGATGATCGTGCACGAGCCATGcttggcacagggcctggcgtGGCTGAGATGTGGGCACTGTCATTAACTGTATTTTACTTAGAAGATGGTGCTGAGGTGGCACGGCAGAGCAGGCGTGAGCTCTGTTGTCCACTGGAGCTGGGACGGAGCTTCCACCTACCCCTTACTCCTTCCAGTGGGTATGATCTTGCAGAAAGcacctgacctctctgagcctcagtgcccTGATCTGGAAAATGGAGCCAGTGCTTTCCTCCCAGGCTGTTGTGAGCATCCTCACGAGACAGCCCTCTGTATTGCTCAGGCAGCCTCCACGTGTGAGTGGAAACAATAACTGCTAACTATTCATATTAGCCCAGTGCTCCCctctggaggcccagggagagctgTATTGTGCCTGAGGTTCCCCAGCATGCCAGtagccccctgcccccgcccccactcttaGCAGCCCTGCCTTGAATCCCCGTGGTAGCTCACCCAGGAGTGTTCACCCAGATGATGTCCAGGTGGCAGAAGTAGACGCACTCCTTGTCAAGCCAGGAGCTGCAGGAGCAACGTCGAGGCCGCAGGTGGGAGCCTCGGGCACGGGGTGTGGGCACTGGCTGCTCCTGGGTGGCAGTGGCCTGGCCCTTGCCTGCGCgcacaggagggagaaagaggtggagagGTGGGTCAGGACGCTTGGCACAGCTGGAACAGGGGGACCTGCCAGGCTCCTTCTCTTGCATAATGGAGGAAGTTGGTACTCTCACTGCTCAGGAGCTCCAGACCAGCCGGTACGCCTCAGCAGCCAGGTGGGAAGGGCCAGCTCCTGCCCTGCCAGCAGCACCTGCCTACTGGCAGAGCCCCCTGCTGCTGCCGCTGGGCTCCCGCCTTGTATGGCCCCAGCTGGCTCATGGGGCACCTCGGTCCCCGCGGGGAGACCCCGCTGAGCAGACCAGGGGGCTGGTGAGGCCCGATGGCTCACCTTCGTGCAGGGCCACGAGCAGGGCCAGAGCGAGGGAGCACCAGGCAGTGGGCACAGCAACCATAGTGGCGGTGGAGCGCTGGGCTGGACTAGAGCAGAGAGAGCGCCTGTTGCCCGAGTCCTGCTGCGGAGCCCAGCTGAGCCGATAGCTCATTGCCTCCGTGCCCGGGCTGCTTCTTATAACTACCAGGCACTTCCCCGCCCCTGCGGTCCAGCCCTACTGCACTGCACCGGCGGGCCCAGAGCCAGGGACACCGCCCCCTCCTGGGGCGtctagcccagcccagcctccacaGCCTGCcacagttgggggaggggggcggagggggaaggaaaggccgagctcctccctctctgcttgGAGCAACTCCCCAGTGCCGAGTTTCCCCTGCAACCCCCAAGAACTCTTCCCAGTCTCTAGGGACTTCCTCAAATCGCCCCGCAAAGTGCCGGAGAgctcctcccccactctccccatgGCTGCTCCCTGGGTCTCGCCCAAAGCTAAGGGTTTGAAAGGGCAGTGTGAGAAAAACCTCCCCTCTCCTTG
This Phyllostomus discolor isolate MPI-MPIP mPhyDis1 chromosome 5, mPhyDis1.pri.v3, whole genome shotgun sequence DNA region includes the following protein-coding sequences:
- the EDN2 gene encoding endothelin-2 — protein: MSYRLSWAPQQDSGNRRSLCSSPAQRSTATMVAVPTAWCSLALALLVALHEGKGQATATQEQPVPTPRARGSHLRPRRCSCSSWLDKECVYFCHLDIIWVNTPGQTAPYGLGNPPRRRRHSLPGRCECSSARDPACATFCHRRPWDEAEATPSTGSSADTLQADKTWTTAGELLQRLRDISSAKIRFARRQQEATRETRPTHPGRRKR